One window of Anaerobaca lacustris genomic DNA carries:
- the folD gene encoding bifunctional methylenetetrahydrofolate dehydrogenase/methenyltetrahydrofolate cyclohydrolase FolD — MTATIIDGKQVAADIRAELKAEVASLKAKGIVPGLGVILVGDDPASNSYVTAKERTCEELGIYSDDNRLPAETSQDELMALIGKMNADPKINGILVQLPLPKHMNESEVLFAINPDKDVDGFHPVSVGKMVVGEKAFLSCTPHGVLHLLIRSGVKIDGAHVVIVGRSNIVGKPLANMLIQKSPTGNATVTVCHTRTKDLACHTRQADILVAAAGRPNTITADMVKDGAVVIDVGVNRIEDAGKKSGYRLVGDVDFEAVKEKASLITPVPGGVGPMTITMLMVNTVLSAKRAAGIEPL; from the coding sequence GCATCGTGCCCGGCCTGGGCGTCATCCTGGTCGGTGACGACCCTGCCAGCAATTCGTACGTGACCGCCAAGGAGCGGACCTGCGAGGAACTGGGCATCTATTCCGACGATAATCGATTGCCGGCCGAGACGTCACAGGACGAGCTGATGGCGTTGATCGGCAAGATGAACGCCGACCCGAAGATCAACGGCATCCTGGTCCAGTTGCCGCTGCCCAAACACATGAACGAGTCCGAGGTGCTCTTCGCCATCAATCCCGACAAGGACGTCGATGGGTTCCACCCGGTCAGCGTGGGCAAGATGGTGGTGGGCGAGAAGGCGTTCCTCTCGTGCACGCCCCACGGCGTGCTGCACCTGCTGATCCGAAGTGGCGTGAAGATCGATGGCGCGCACGTCGTGATCGTCGGCCGCAGCAACATCGTCGGCAAGCCCCTGGCCAACATGCTCATCCAGAAGAGCCCCACCGGCAACGCGACGGTCACGGTCTGCCACACCCGGACGAAGGACCTCGCCTGCCACACGCGACAGGCCGACATCCTCGTCGCCGCCGCCGGCCGGCCGAACACCATCACCGCCGACATGGTCAAGGACGGCGCGGTCGTCATCGACGTCGGCGTCAATCGCATCGAGGACGCCGGCAAGAAGTCCGGCTATCGCCTCGTCGGTGACGTCGATTTCGAGGCGGTCAAGGAGAAGGCATCCCTCATCACCCCCGTCCCCGGCGGCGTCGGACCGATGACCATCACCATGCTCATGGTCAACACCGTCCTGTCCGCCAAACGCGCCGCCGGCATCGAACCGCTCTGA